One segment of Triticum aestivum cultivar Chinese Spring chromosome 2A, IWGSC CS RefSeq v2.1, whole genome shotgun sequence DNA contains the following:
- the LOC123187673 gene encoding xylan glycosyltransferase MUCI21 yields the protein MVQQHRIYVVQFDKGEPDQEELSCKASPPKGGGRRIMYYYHDYGTGGGAGKNGKPAKSRALSLSGFFGLLLICLFGLATLLAAPGAFFSFARTGGAAATAAATQQRQSERCSGIGNDTLCCDRSSRRADMCFARGDLRMHSASASFQLVSSAGRPAEEERIRPYTRKWEAHVMKTIDEVRFRRVPPGEAARCDVRHDMPAVLLSTGGFTGNVYHEFNDGLLPMFVTAGHLQRRVVLVILEYHDWWMTKYGDVVSRLSAFPPIDFTADRRVHCFPEVIAGLRIHGELTVDPARTPEGRSIRDFRRLLDDAYRPRINYLERMERKAARKQRRASKHPAAPAERPKLVIVSRTGSRVIENEEELKAVAADVGFDVRVVRPERSTEMCKIYRDLNASDAMVGVHGAAMTHFLFMRPGKVFIQVVPLGTDWAANEYYGEPAARLGLRYVGYKILPEESSLAREYPAGHPVLTDPAGVAQRGWDVTKKVYLDRQNVRLDLARFREELVAAHRYLVAGKRKGRPKTKPLAI from the coding sequence GTACTACTACCATGACTACGGCACCGGAGGCGGCGCCGGCAAGAACGGCAAGCCGGCCAAGTCCAGGGCGCTCAGCCTGAGCGGCTTCTTCGGCTTGCTCCTCATCTGCCTTTTCGGCCTCGCCACGCTCCTCGCGGCCCCGGGCGCCTTCTTCTCCTTCGCGCGcaccggcggcgcggcggcgacggcggcggccacgCAGCAGCGGCAGAGCGAGCGGTGCTCCGGGATCGGCAACGACACCCTGTGCTGCGACCGCTCGTCGAGGCGCGCGGACATGTGCTTCGCGCGCGGCGACCTGCGCATGCACTCGGCGAGCGCGTCGTTCCAGCTCGTGTCCTCCGCTGGGCGACCGGCGGAGGAGGAGAGGATACGGCCGTACACGCGCAAGTGGGAGGCGCACGTGATGAAGACCATCGACGAGGTGCGGTTCCGGCGCGTGCCCCCCGGCGAGGCGGCGCGCTGCGACGTGCGGCACGACATGCCGGCCGTGCTGCTCTCCACGGGCGGGTTCACGGGCAACGTGTACCACGAGTTCAACGACGGCCTCCTCCCGATGTTCGTGACTGCGGGCCACCTCCAGCGCCGCGTGGTGTTGGTCATCCTCGAGTACCACGACTGGTGGATGACCAAGTACGGCGACGTCGTGTCCCGCCTCTCGGCGTTCCCGCCCATCGACTTCACCGCCGACCGCCGCGTGCACTGCTTCCCCGAGGTGATCGCCGGCCTCCGCATCCACGGTGAGCTCACCGTGGACCCGGCCAGGACCCCCGAGGGCCGGAGCATCCGCGACTTCCGGCGCCTCCTCGACGACGCCTACCGCCCCCGCATCAACTACCTGGAGCGCATGGAGCGCAAGGCCGCCCGCAAGCAGCGCCGCGCCAGCAAGCACCCGGCGGCTCCGGCGGAGAGGCCGAAGCTGGTGATCGTGTCTCGGACGGGGTCCCGCGTGATCGAGAACGAGGAGGAGCTCAAGGCGGTGGCCGCGGACGTGGGGTTCGACGTGCGCGTGGTGCGGCCGGAGCGGAGCACGGAGATGTGCAAGATATACCGCGACCTGAACGCGAGCGACGCGATGGTGGGCGTGCACGGCGCCGCCATGACGCACTTCCTCTTCATGCGCCCCGGCAAGGTGTTCATCCAGGTGGTGCCGCTGGGCACGGACTGGGCGGCGAACGAGTACTACGGCGAGCCGGCGGCGCGGCTCGGCCTGCGGTACGTCGGGTACAAGATCCTGCCGGAGGAGAGCTCGCTCGCCCGCGAGTACCCGGCCGGCCACCCCGTGCTGACGGACCCCGCCGGCGTGGCGCAGCGAGGCTGGGACGTGACCAAGAAGGTATACCTGGACCGGCAGAACGTGCGGCTCGACCTGGCGCGGTTCCGGGAGGAGCTGGTCGCCGCCCACCGGTACCTCGTCGCCGGCAAGCGGAAGGGCCGGCCGAAAACCAAACCTCTTGCCATATGA